Genomic segment of Phycisphaerales bacterium:
GCGCGTATGGCTCGGGCAACTTTATCAACGTGCTGCACGAAGCCTTCCCGCGCACCGGCGACGACCACCGCGACGACAAACTCGTCACCAGCCGCGTCAACGACAAAGACGGCATCTACGACTCGCTCAAAACCTTCTTTGGCGCTGGGAAATAACGCCTCGGGCGGCGCTGCACGCGGCATTGAGGCGGTGCGGCGCCCCTTCGGGGTGATTTGCCTGACGTCGGCGAGGTGGCGGCGCGTCTAGCCTTGCCCGTGGTGGTGTTCTTCTGGCGCGATCGGCGGAATGTCATTGCGTGTCGGAAGGAGCGAGCCATGGGCGCGTGGGGCGTGAACAGCTTTGAAAACGACGATGCGGCCGACTGGGTCGCAGCGGTGAGCCAGGGAGGCGACTTCGAGCCGGTCGCCGAGGCGATCAAACGCGTGTCGGACTCCGTGGGATATCTCGATTCGACGGTGTGCTGCCAGGCGATCGCGGCGGCGGAAGCAGTGGCCGCGATGAACGGACGCCCCGCAGCCGATCTGCCTGAGGATCTGGCGCTGTTCGTGGCGACGGTGCCCGTCTTCGGCACGCCCCCGCTGCAGAATGACGCCCGCCGCGCGATCGAGCGCATCAGCATTGACTCGCAGTTGCGCGAGCGGTGGGACGAATCGCACAAGACGGATCGCTGGCTTGAAGCGCTCGGCGAGTTGAAGTCGCGGCTGGTGTGAGATCCCGGCGAAATCCCGCGGCGGTCGTTCGGCAGACAGAGGCTAAAATATCCGCCAGCTGAGGGCGAAGGGAGAGGCGTGCGCACGACTGGGCAGCGGTTCTGGGTGAGGCTGGCTAGCGGCACGCTTTTGGTACCCGTGCTGCCGGTGCTCCTGCTGATCATCGTGCTCCTGATTGCCATCGCGATTCGCACTTCGAATGTGGCGGCATCACTGCTCGTGGTGCTGGCGATGATGATCGGGCCGGCGCTTCTGATTGTCCAGCTCGTGGCGCGATCGCGACTGCGCGCGCACCTGCGGCGACATGACCTGGCGCTGTGTCCGAACTGCTGGTACGAACTGGATAATCCGAGGTCAAAGTGCTGCCCGGAGTGCGGCGCCCGCATCACGCGGTGTGACACGCAGACGTACTGGTTCGCGTGGCTTGACAGACCGTTTGCAGACGTGGCGACCGACTGGCGGCGCTACGAGCAGGAGTGACGCCGGCACGCCTCGTTCAACGATCGAAATGCCGCTTGAGCAGGCGGACGTTGCGTTCGTTGGCTTTGAAGGCGAAGTCGAAGAGGTCGCCGAGGATCGGGATCGAGCCGACGAGCAGTTCGATGAGCACGTTGGCGCTCATGCGCAGGATCACACCCGGCGATGCGCGCAGCGCGAGTCCTTCAAGGATGATGTAAGAGGAGATGGCCGCGGCGATGATGTCGCCGATGCCGGGAATGAGGCCGATGAGGCCGTCGAGGCCGATGCGATAGCCGCCCGGCAGGCGAATGGAACTGTCGAGCAGGCGGGCCAGGCGGCTGAGTCGCGCCAGGCGCCGGGCGACGTCGGGACTGGTGCCGGCGGAGCGGCGGCGCGAGGCGAAGCGGTCGGCCGGGATGTCGGCGTGTGGGGTCATTGGCGGTTCAATCATGCAGTGGCGCGCGGATAGCGGCGCGCGGGCTACGGCTCATCGCGCTCATCGCTCGGCTCGTCGCCCTGCCCTTCTGCTTCCTGGCCCGGTTCGTTTGCCTCATCGCGCGCTTCGCCAGCGGCGCCGCGGCGAAAGTACGCCGCCGAGGCGCTGTAGCGGTCGATGGATACAGTGCGGCTGATCAGTCGCGTCTCCCAGCTCGTGCTCGTCACCGTCGTGGTCGAGCGCGACTTCGTGCCGTCGGGGTTGCGGCGGGTGGTGGTGATGTAACTCGTATCGGTGCGCGGCGTGTCCCACGTGTCGAGTTCGCGGGCGCGGTCGCTGCCGATGTACTGAATGCGGTAGAGGACCAGATCGGCGCCGATGGAGCGGGCGAACTGCTCGAGTTCGGGGACATATTCGGATTCGATCTTCGAGCCGTAGCCGCGCGTGCGATCGAAGGTGAAGTTGCTCGATCCGACAGGCGTGGCGGAGTCCTGGGCGTCGTGGACCTTGTCGAGGTAGAGTTCGTCGGCAAAAGTGGAGCAGTCCACGAGTTCGATACTCGCCTCGGGCGGCAGCGCGGCCCAGGTCTGCTCGCTGAGCGTGCGATACGACAGGCGCCACTCGTTTTCCGAGCCGCAGCCGGCGAGAAGGATGAGGGCGAGCAGCGGGGCGATGATGTGCAGGAGTCGATTCATGGTGTTCGAACAATTATAAGAGCGCCGCGCCGTGCGGCCGCGCGGCGAAACGACCGCAGCAGTGCGGAATTATCGCGGCGCCCGAGCATCCATCATCTGCCGGCGGGCTGGGGGATTGCCCGAGTCGGCGGAGCAGGTCGCGCATCTCGGGCGGAAGATCGCCGGGCTCTGAACGCGGCTACTTCACCACATCCACGCGGATGTTGAAGTAGGCGTCGGCGCGTTCGGCGGACGTCTCGGGGCTGGCGAAGATGGTGCGCGCCGCCACCTGCAGGTGATACAGGCCGCCTTCGAGCGTCAGGCGCTCTTCAAAGTGGATGGTGATGCGCTCGCCGTCATTCTCCGCGCGAGCCTGCTGGACGAACGTCGGATTGCCGTGCGTCAGACCGAAGAACAGAGAGGCGTCGGCGAGGTCGATGTTGGCGCTGGCGCGGGCCGAGACCGTGCCGCTGATGATGATCTCGGTATCGGCGGGCGCCTGGAAGTCGAACGTTGCGGTCGAAACGTTGAAGGTGTTGACCAAGCCTTCGCCTCCGTCGCTGATCGTGGTGTAGGCGGCGCCTTCGGCGGCAATCGCGCCCGAGTCGATCGTCGAGCGCTGGGCGACGGCGGCGATCGCGCGTCCCGCGGGACAGACATCACGCACGATCAGGCGCGATTCGAACGGTTCCGTGCCGAAAGTCGAACTGGTCTTCTCGCGGTTGCCGTGGCCGCACCGCTCCATGTCGAGCATCGTGAATACGGTGCGATGCTGCTGGAATGGGATCAACTGACCCGCCGCAGGCGAAGCCGGCGCGAGCGCGGCGGCAGCGAGAACGATGGCGGCAAAAGCCGGAGCGATTCGATGCATGGCGATGTCCTCCAACTCGACGTGACTGGCGGACGCGGAGCGAGCGCCCCTGGGGCGATGTCGCACTGATCGCAAGGGCTTGCACAAAAGCGGCACGAGGTTGTGCCTTGCCGCCACATCATTCGGTGCCCCACGCCCACCAGTACGGCCCCTGCATGCCTGCCTTCGCAGGCAGGACGGGTCCGCGCCACGGTCACTCAGCCGGTGCGGCTCGCGTATCGTCTCCGAGCGATCAGGCGTTGGGAGGCCCCTCCGATGTTGACCTCACTGATGGTCCGGGCGGTGCTCGGTTCGGCGCTGGCGGCGCCGCCGGGCGGGTATCTCGTGCTCGTCGAGCCGGGTGCGGAAGATGCCTATCTGCCCGCGGCCAACGCGATGGCTCAACTGCACGGCGGACAGGTGGCGCGATGTAACATTGACGACGAGGCGGCCTTGCTCGCGATGCTGAAAGAGCGGCAGCCGCGCTGGGTCGTCTTCGTCCTGCCGCCCGAGCGCATCGACGTGCAGGTGGCGCATCGGCTGCTCGAAGTGGCGACGCAGGTGGATGACGATCCCTTCGTGGATTTCGAGTACGCGTTCATCACCGGGCGCGACGGTGATGCGGCGCTGCGGTTCGTCGAGCGCATCAACGCGGCGAAGCAGCGCGAGTACGGGCGGCGGCTCGGGTTCTTCGGCTCGTGGGAAGGCCCGGTGGTGCCGCAGGTCCAGAGCGCCGGCGGCGCGACCAAGGCGCTGAAACTGGACGCAGCCGCGCACCTCGTCGGCGTGGGCGAGAGCGATGAAGCGCGCGCCGAAAAGGCGCGGGCCGCCTTCGCCGAATTCGCCGGGCGCGATGCGCTGCTCTTTTTTTCGCACGGCTATCCCGACCAGATGGTCTCGTGCTTCACGGCTCCGGACCTGCGGCAGTGGAAGGTCGACCTCGGCGGCGCGATCCTCATCAACTGCGCGTGTTACAACGGCGCGCCGGGCCGGTGGTGGGAGCCGAACTTCGCGAACGGAGAGTACGTCGATCGCGGCGTGATCGACCCACAGAAGTCGGTGGCGCTGGCGATCATCGACTCGGGCGTGGCGGGCTACTTCGGCGGGATCGACCCGTGGCACGGCCCGCTGGCCAACCAGGTCTTCCTGCTGGTGATCGACGATGGCATGCGAGTCGGCGAGGCGGCCAAACGCATGCACGACCGGCTCGCCATGGCCTTTGCGCCGCAGCGCATCGACTACGCGCCGATGAGCGAGCGCCAATGGACCGGCGAGGGCGTGAACAACCGCCTGGGCAACGGCGCGGGGATGATTGTCTACGGCGACCCGGCGTTTGCGCCATTTGCAGAGACCGCCACGCGCCTCGTCTCAACGCAGACGGCTCTGGACGGCGATTCGAAACTGCAGTGCACCATCACGATCAAGCCGCTGCTCGATGGAGCGATGAACGCCGTCGATGGCATGCTGCCTCAGGCGCGGCTGATGGATTACTACAGCGTGCGCACCCAGGACGTGCTCAAGGAACTCAAAATGGAGATCCACCGCGTCATTCCGCTGCCGGCGGATTGGACCGGCGTGGAATCCGTCGCCGTCGAGTCATGCGCGTCCCGCGGAAAAGACGTTCCGACGAGCGCGTGCCAGTGGATGATCGAAGACACGCTCGACGGCAGGCGGCTGCAGCTGCGAGTTCCCATCGATGCGCCGATGTTCGGCAGCACCTGGCAGAATTGGATCGCGCGGCACGGGTTGGAGGCGAAAGTCACCATCGCGCGCAAACAATAAAGCCCAGGCATGGCTATGCCTGGGCTTTGAAAGCTCGCGTATCAGCAGTGCTGCTTTACCCGGCGCTCTGGGCCCACTTGATGAGCACGTCGGCGACTTCGGGCCGGCTGAACTCGGCGGGCGGGCGCTGGCCGGCCTTGAGCATGTCGCGCACCTTGGTGCCCGAGAGGTTGATGATGTCCCCCTCGGTCCATGGGAACGACTTCTGGCTCACCATGCCGCCGTACTTCTTGGACCAGGCGGAGTGTTCGAACTTGAGCGGGCGGATGGCGAGATTGTCGCCGTCCACTTCGTCGAAGATCGCCTGCGCGTCGTAGGTGCCGTAGTAGTTGCCCACGCCGGCGTGGTCGCGGCCGACGATGAAGTGCGAGCAGCCGTAGTTCTTGCGCATGATGGCGTGGTGGATCGCCTCGCGCGGCCCGGCATAGCGCATCGCCGCGGGAAGCACGCTTACGAGCGTGTGCTCCGGGTGGAAGTAGTTCGCCACGAGAATGTTGATGCAGTCCATGCGGACGTCGGCGGGAATGTCGCCGGCCTTGGTCTCGCCCACCAGCGGGTGAATGAGCAGGCCATCGACGATCTCCTGGGCGCACTTGCACACGTACTCGTGGGCGCGGTGGATCGGGTTGCGGGTCTGGAAGGCGACGACGGTCTTCCAGCCGCGCTGCTTGAACTGCTCGCGGACCTGGATGGGCGTGAGGCGCATGTCGAGGAAGGCCTCGGGGCCCTCGGGATCGACGCAGAGTGTGACGACATCCACCGGGCCGGCGACGCAGGTGTCGCCCTCTTCGAGCACCTTCGCCGCGCCGGGGTGGGCGGGGTCTTCGGTGCGGAAGACGT
This window contains:
- a CDS encoding DUF4259 domain-containing protein, with the translated sequence MGAWGVNSFENDDAADWVAAVSQGGDFEPVAEAIKRVSDSVGYLDSTVCCQAIAAAEAVAAMNGRPAADLPEDLALFVATVPVFGTPPLQNDARRAIERISIDSQLRERWDESHKTDRWLEALGELKSRLV
- a CDS encoding DUF4112 domain-containing protein; this encodes MTPHADIPADRFASRRRSAGTSPDVARRLARLSRLARLLDSSIRLPGGYRIGLDGLIGLIPGIGDIIAAAISSYIILEGLALRASPGVILRMSANVLIELLVGSIPILGDLFDFAFKANERNVRLLKRHFDR
- the sat gene encoding sulfate adenylyltransferase, whose translation is MTHGLIAPHGGKLINRLVDAATASKLKSEAQGLARINLTPKQSCDLELIGNGGYSPLTGFMGKADFESVCKNMTLAGGDVWSIPILLSVDKAKAPKVGDRVALHAPNGVLQGVMSVTEVYPHDKKLEIPNVFRTEDPAHPGAAKVLEEGDTCVAGPVDVVTLCVDPEGPEAFLDMRLTPIQVREQFKQRGWKTVVAFQTRNPIHRAHEYVCKCAQEIVDGLLIHPLVGETKAGDIPADVRMDCINILVANYFHPEHTLVSVLPAAMRYAGPREAIHHAIMRKNYGCSHFIVGRDHAGVGNYYGTYDAQAIFDEVDGDNLAIRPLKFEHSAWSKKYGGMVSQKSFPWTEGDIINLSGTKVRDMLKAGQRPPAEFSRPEVADVLIKWAQSAG